Genomic window (Gemmatimonadaceae bacterium):
CGATGTCAGCGCCTGCGCGCTTGGACTTCCGCCGTGGTATGCATTGCGCAGCGCGATGACGTCTGCATTTCCAGTGAACAGCCGGGCCATGGTGACCGCCAGGTCGTTCGCCTCGCTGCCGCTGTTCACGAAATACGTCACGTCGAGGCCCTCGGGCATCTTTGATGCGAGCTTCTCTGCGAGTGACGGCAGATTCGGATGCAGATAGATCGTGGTCGCGTGCTGCAGGGTGGCGACCTGGTCCTGGATGCGCCTGACGATCTTTGGATGACAGTGGCCGCATGACACCGTGACGATGCCCGCGAACAGATCGAGATACCGGCGGCCGGTCTCGTCGAAGAGGTACTGCATCCTGCCCTCGACGATCATGATTGGATCCTTGTAAAGCGTGAACACCGTCGGATTGACGTATGCCCGCCTCATTGCCAGCACATCTTCGCGCGACGGCCCGGTGTACGGCCGCGGAGTGTACTCCAGTGGTGGCATCTGCATCGGCTGCGTCGCTTTTTCTATTGCGGGAGCGGTCATGGTGTCGGTCATCGGATTGGTCCAGACAGAGGTTGTTGCGTTGCATACTTCCGGGCGATCGCGCGAAGCCTGTCGTGCGGCAGCGCATAGCTTCGAATATTGTCAGCGCCAGTCATTGTCTTTGCGGCGAGCATCGCATTCGTGATCGCTTCCTCGGTTGCACCGACAGCGGCTTCGAAGATTGGATTGATGCGATCGTTCGGCAGCATTGTCAGAGCGACAATTCCGGTATCGGCCGACGCTCGGGTATTTGCGGTTGAGAACGCGATGAAGATGTCGCCCGACGAGTCCTCTCCGAGCCCGCCCATACGGCCCACTCCCAGCGCGGCGCGCTTCGCTACCCGCTTGAGTTGATGCGGCAGGAGAGGTGCGTCGGTGGCGATGACAATGATGATGGAACCCAGGCCTTCGTCGCGACCGACGCCCTTCCGGGTGAGATGGGCAGTCTCGGAACCGGAAAGTTCAGGCTTCCTCAAATCCGTATCGGTGATTTTGCTGCCCCCGCATACCGGTATTCTCATGAGCCACGAACGGGTTGGCGGCGTGGGTCCGGCTGCGCATCGTATGAGATCAGGAATTTCCCTGCCCACAGGCAGGCCAGCGATGGTGAGTCGGCGGCGCTGCCCATAGTTGCATTGCACGAGCACGCCCACAGTGTAGCCGCCGGCCGCGCCGGCGAGAGTTCGCGAAGCAGTGCCGGTGCCGCCCTTGAAGCCGTGGCACTGCATTCCCGTTCCACCGCCGACGTTTCCTTCCGGAACTGGCCCGGACCTGGCCCCGTCGAGCGCCGCAAAAACGTGCTCGCGCCTGACATGAAAACCCTCGGCGTCGTTCAGCACTCCATCGTAAGTCTCAGCGACGAGCGGCAGTGCCCATAGAAAGCCGGCGCGGTGTTTCGTCATCCACGCGAGGGTTGCGTCCCGCACAACGCCGACGCTGTGGGTGTTGGTGATGAGAATTGGCCCATCGAGCCGCCCTGATTCCTCGACCCAGGTGGTGCCCGTCATTTCGCCGTTGCCGTTCAGCGTAAACCAGCCCGCAAAGACACTGTCAGATCCGTTCTTTCCCCTTGGGAAAATCGCTGTCACGCCCGTGCGCACGGGCCCTTTGCCCACCACGAGGCGGCCGTTCCCTTCAATGATCGTCGAAACGCCCACCTCCACTCCGGGGACGTCCGTGATTCCGTTGTTCCTGCCTGGTGTGCCATCGAAGGGTACCCCCAGATCGCGTGCCCGCTGCCCGGACTGCGCTGTCGCCGTGAATGGAATCGCCCATGGCAGAACGAAAACGCAGACCAGCCGGATTGCCGGCAAACACGCTCTAATCACAGTGCTCCACGGGCTGTTCGTGGTTTCGGTGGTACCCAAGGGCGTAATGTCGGGAAGCGATCTCAGGTTGTCCATGGGCAGTCGAAGTGATGCAAGCCGTTACGCAAACGGGACGAGCGCGTGGGTCACCCTTGACACGCCTCTTCACGAGCCGTATCTACCGTAGACCCTCCACCGCCGGGCAACCCTGCTCCAGTCGGTGGAACCGGTGCATCAGCTAACTCTGACAGCACCGGAGATTTTTCCATACTCCCAACGCTGGAGAGAAGCGTGAACAAGACTCGATCGTTAGTCATGACATTCGTGTTGCTGGCACTTTTTGGTTCAAGTGCATGGGCTCAGACCCGGCGCATCAGCGGACGTGTCACTGTTGAAGGGACCACCGATCCGATTCCTGCAGCGACGGTCAGCGTGGTTGGAACGACGCTTGGAGCGATTACCGGAGATGACGGCCGGTTTTCGGTGTCGGCTCCCGCCGGCCCGGTTACGCTTCGCGTGCGTCGCATCGGCTACACGCCAAGAACCTTACCGGTGGGCGCGGGCCTGACCGAAGTGACGGCGGCACTCGCCCGCGACGTGCTCGAGCTCGACCGCCAGGTCATCACTGGTACCGCAACGACTGTCGCGCAGGTCAACGCCGCGAACGCCGTTGCCGTTGTGTCCGGCGAGCGCCTGAGCCGGGTTCAGGCGCAGACGATCGATAACGCGCTTCAGGGCAAAGTCCCCGGCGCAGTCATCAGCAGCAACAACGGCGCTCCCGGTGGCGGCACGCAGATCCAGCTCCGCGGAGTGTCCACCATCAACGCCGGCTTCACACCGCTGTACGTCGTGGACGGAGTCATCGTCAGCAATGCATCGATTCCCAACGCCGTCAACGTGATCACCCAGGCAGCCCGGTCTGGTGGCGTAGCGAATGCCGCCTCGTCGCAGGATCAGCAGGTTAACCGGATCGCCGATCTCAACCCGAACGACATCGAAAGCATTCAGGTGCTGAAAGGCCCTTCCGCCAGCTCCATCTACGGGTCCAAGGGTACCAACGGCGTCATCGTGATTACAACCAAGCAGGGACGCGCCGGCAAGACCACGCTCGATATCTCACAGCGTCTGGGCACCTACACACTGGCCAACAAGATCGGACCGTTCTTCTGCTTCACTTCTGCGGAAGGCGCTGACGACCAGGGCTTCCTCGGCGGTGGCGACGACGGCAAGCTGTTCACGGCAGCCGGCGAGAAGTGCCACGATTACGAAGAAGAATTCTACGGCAACGAATCGCTGTCGTACCAGACTGTTGCCTCGATCCGTGGGTCTACCAGTAGCGGAACGAACTTCTTCGTCTCGGGCTTGGCCCAGCGTGACAATGGACTGGCGCTCAACGACTTCTATAACAAGCAGTCGATGCGCATCAATCTTGGCCAGCAGGTGGGCGGCCGGCTCAATGTGCGCGCCAATACCGAGATTATCCATACGCTGACTCAGCGCGGAGTGTCGGGTAACGACAACACCGGTATCAACCCCTACACCACGTTCTCCGCGACCCCATCATTCGTCGACCTCCGACGCAACGCGGATGGGACCTTCCCGAGAA
Coding sequences:
- a CDS encoding P1 family peptidase — protein: MDNLRSLPDITPLGTTETTNSPWSTVIRACLPAIRLVCVFVLPWAIPFTATAQSGQRARDLGVPFDGTPGRNNGITDVPGVEVGVSTIIEGNGRLVVGKGPVRTGVTAIFPRGKNGSDSVFAGWFTLNGNGEMTGTTWVEESGRLDGPILITNTHSVGVVRDATLAWMTKHRAGFLWALPLVAETYDGVLNDAEGFHVRREHVFAALDGARSGPVPEGNVGGGTGMQCHGFKGGTGTASRTLAGAAGGYTVGVLVQCNYGQRRRLTIAGLPVGREIPDLIRCAAGPTPPTRSWLMRIPVCGGSKITDTDLRKPELSGSETAHLTRKGVGRDEGLGSIIIVIATDAPLLPHQLKRVAKRAALGVGRMGGLGEDSSGDIFIAFSTANTRASADTGIVALTMLPNDRINPIFEAAVGATEEAITNAMLAAKTMTGADNIRSYALPHDRLRAIARKYATQQPLSGPIR